Proteins from a single region of Actinomycetota bacterium:
- a CDS encoding DUF951 domain-containing protein — protein sequence MAVPIHPVSTGDVVRLKKAHPCGANAWEVVRVGMDIGLRCTGCDRRVMLVRSEFDRRYRGHLGRAGEGSTGPSEAPR from the coding sequence ATGGCGGTGCCGATCCATCCGGTCTCGACGGGCGACGTGGTGCGGCTCAAGAAGGCGCATCCGTGCGGCGCGAACGCGTGGGAGGTCGTGCGCGTGGGAATGGACATCGGGCTGCGCTGCACCGGCTGCGACCGCAGGGTGATGCTCGTACGCTCCGAGTTCGACCGGCGGTACCGAGGGCACCTCGGGCGCGCCGGCGAGGGGTCTACGGGGCCTTCGGAGGCGCCGCGGTGA